The DNA window TTGCCAGAGGCTGAACTCGCCCGTTTACGTGATGCATTTGATGTTATTGAATTTGCTGATTTAAAAAATGCTAATCAAGTGGATTTTCTCACTGAGCTATCCACCGCTGATGGTCTTATTGGTGCGGGATTACCGCTGGGGGCTCAGCAATTAGATAGCGCTACCCAGTTGAAAGCGATTTCGACCATTTCAGTCGGTACCGATGCCTTTGATCTCGATTATCTCAGTGCTCGTTCTATTCCTGTTATGCATACGCCTACGGTCTTAACCGAAACCACAGCAGATACCATCTTTACACTTATTTTATGTACGGCTCGCCGCGCCATTGAGCTTGACCGTTTTGTTCGTCAAGGCGAATGGACCAAGAGTGTCGGTGTTGAGCAGTTCGGATCGAATGTGCATGGTAAAACGCTGGGCATTTTAGGCATGGGAAGAATAGGCAGTGCAGTTGCTCGTCGCGGTCATCATGGTTTTGGTATGAATATCCAATACTATAACACCAGTGCAAAACCTCAGGCTGAACAAGAGTTTGGCGCGAAAAAAGTCTCTTTTGAGGAACTGATTGAAACCTCAGATTTTATCTGCTCAGTTCTCCCATATACTGAACAAACCGATAAGCTTTTCAATAAAGAAGCGTTTGCCAAAATGAAATCGAGCGCCTTTTTTATTAACGGTGGTCGTGGTAAAACCGTGGATGAAGCGGCTCTTATTGAAGCGTTAAAGCATAATGTCATCAAAGGGGCAGGTCTGGATGTGTATGAGAAAGAACCTCTGCCAAGTTCCAGCGAACTGATTGGCCTTGATAACGTCGTGCTGTTTCCTCACATTGGCTCTGCGACACATGAAACTCGCTATGCGATGGCTCAATGTGCCGTTGATAATTTGATTAACGCGCTAAACGGTGATTTGAGCCAAAACTGCGCCAATCTTCGTCAATTAAACCAATAGAACTGAATATCTGACATATGATAAAAGCCTTGCACTGCAAGGCTTTTTTACTGGGCACTTTTCCCTGGATACGTTTTTACTGGAATAGCTCAAATCGAACCTTGCTAGACCAAATCAACGTGTTCTTGGCTTGTCAGGAAATTCACTTTATTGCGTCCACATGCTT is part of the Vibrio porteresiae DSM 19223 genome and encodes:
- a CDS encoding 2-hydroxyacid dehydrogenase; amino-acid sequence: MKKKVILYRTLPEAELARLRDAFDVIEFADLKNANQVDFLTELSTADGLIGAGLPLGAQQLDSATQLKAISTISVGTDAFDLDYLSARSIPVMHTPTVLTETTADTIFTLILCTARRAIELDRFVRQGEWTKSVGVEQFGSNVHGKTLGILGMGRIGSAVARRGHHGFGMNIQYYNTSAKPQAEQEFGAKKVSFEELIETSDFICSVLPYTEQTDKLFNKEAFAKMKSSAFFINGGRGKTVDEAALIEALKHNVIKGAGLDVYEKEPLPSSSELIGLDNVVLFPHIGSATHETRYAMAQCAVDNLINALNGDLSQNCANLRQLNQ